The bacterium DNA window CGAGATCTCCCGCCGCCGCGCCACCGAGCAGGCCTCCAATTCGCACGCAGGCTTGGATGAAGGATCCGGTCTTGAGGCGGTGGATCTCGTGCACGTCGGCCGCAGCTAACGGCTCTCCGGAGGCGAAGAGGTCCAGCGCCTGCCCGCCCACCATGCCGTGGGGTCCGATCCCCCGCGCCAGCTCGGCGATCGCCCTCACCACCCGGTCGGCCGGCACCTCGGGGGCCGCATTTCGCGCCAGCAGCTCGAACGCGTACGCGTGCAGCGCATCGCCGGCCAGCAAGGCGATCGCCTCGCCGTAGAGGACATGGCACGTGGGCCGGCCCCGCCGGGTCGGCGAGTTGTCCATCGAGGGAAGATCGTCGTGAATCAGTGAGTAGGTGTGGATCAGTTCGACCGCGCACGCCGCGGAGAGCACCGCCTCCGCGGCCATCCCCGCCACCTCCGCCCCGGCGAGCACCAGGATCGGCCTGAGGCGTTTTCCGCCCGCGAACAGGCTGTGGCGCATGGCCTCGAGCACCTGCCGGGACGGCTCGTCGTCCGCAGCGACGAACCGGTCGAGCGCGCGCTCGATCGCTCGGCGGTGCTCTTCCAGACGCGTCCCCACCGCGTCCA harbors:
- a CDS encoding farnesyl diphosphate synthase: MSDTQPGRSLTLSREALDAVGTRLEEHRRAIERALDRFVAADDEPSRQVLEAMRHSLFAGGKRLRPILVLAGAEVAGMAAEAVLSAACAVELIHTYSLIHDDLPSMDNSPTRRGRPTCHVLYGEAIALLAGDALHAYAFELLARNAAPEVPADRVVRAIAELARGIGPHGMVGGQALDLFASGEPLAAADVHEIHRLKTGSFIQACVRIGGLLGGAAAGDLDALSRYGKHVGLAFQIVDDILDVVGEETKLGKGTGSDAAQAKITFPSVFGLAPSRRLAQEATAQAILALEPLGDRGRWLRDLSMYLLSRDR